One window from the genome of Eucalyptus grandis isolate ANBG69807.140 chromosome 7, ASM1654582v1, whole genome shotgun sequence encodes:
- the LOC104453502 gene encoding deSI-like protein At4g17486, protein MKARPVSRWKSIVSRRVQGKPADYFCLFQKVKPAPYGRGNAPVFLNVYDLTAVNDYLYWSGIGVFHSGVEVYGMEYAFGAHEYPSSGVFEVEPRQCPGFKFRKSILVGTTSLDPMQVRDFIERQSASYHGDTYHLIVKNCNHFCEDMCFKLTGKTIPRWVNRLARIGSMCNCILPEAFKVPSLCHNPNYQGSENEKKRLRSAFSCLPSISLPEKEVSMSSLFLHSLYKGCLPPWELKTPKSKSCLSKEG, encoded by the exons ATGAAAGCACGACCAGTAAGCCGCTGGAAATCTATTGTATCTCGTCGTGTACAAGGAAAGCCTGCCGACTATTTCTGCTTGTTTCAAAAAGTGAAACCGGCACCATATGGCCGAGGAAATGCTCCTGTTTTTCTGAATGTTTATGACTTGACAGCAGTTAATGATTACTTATACTGGTCAGGGATTGGTGTTTTTCACTCTGGTGTTGAAG TTTATGGCATGGAATATGCTTTTGGAGCTCATGAGTATCCATCAAGTGGCGTGTTTGAAGTTGAACCGAGACAGTGTCCTGGCTTTAAGTTCAGGAAGTCCATACTTGTGGGGACGACGAGCTTGGATCCTATGCAGGTCAGAGATTTCATCGAGCGTCAATCTGCGAGCTATCATGGCGATACGTATCACTTGATCGTTAAGAACTGCAATCATTTCTGTGAAGACATGTGCTTCAAGCTGACTGGGAAGACTATCCCGAGATGGGTAAACCGACTAGCAAGAATAG GTTCAATGTGCAACTGCATACTCCCTGAGGCTTTCAAGGTTCCTTCGCTATGCCACAACCCGAATTACCAAGGAAGCGAAAACGAGAAGAAGAGACTAAGGAGCGCCTTCAGTTGCTTGCCGTCGATCTCGTTACCGGAGAAGGAAGTCTCCATGTCCTCGCTGTTTCTACATTCTCTTTACAAAGGCTGCTTGCCTCCCTGGGAGTTAAAGACACCCAAATCCAAAAGTTGCTTATCTAAAGAAGGGTAA
- the LOC104453503 gene encoding putative pentatricopeptide repeat-containing protein At3g18840, producing the protein MRTLKDGLAYQTRAVKSGFVPSTFLFNQLIRLYSQNGLLREAHKLFDEMPHRNVYTSNALISAYVKARDLTRARALFDSATDRDLVTYNSILTGYVTVEGRESDALEWFDKMQLMRDRLKFDEFTLTAMLNLVAKLRVQCYGTQLHAYMVRTGNDTDKYAMSSLIDMYSKCGSFGEAYRVFCESKAEVDLVSKNTMMAACCREGKMEMALDLFQRLPELNDTVSWNTLISGYAQNGFEEESLNFFMKMRDSGFGWNEHTFASVLNACSSMRNSKLGKEIHAWVLREGVISNLFVKSALVDVYSKCGNMKYADLVYATIEWENSFSTTSMIMGHSSQGNMSEARRLFDSLNEKNSIVWTALFTGYVKAQQCEAVFELLNEYRGNANISFDVPIIICLLGACALQAALDPGKQIHAYSLRKGMEMEEKLISATIDMYFKSGSTEYAGKIFQKLTGRDLILYNIMISGYANHGHEDQAMELYKEMLERGLKPDEVTFIALLSACRHSGLVEMGEKYFKSMVEDYKIVPEMDHYACMIDLYGRANRLEKAMGLMKKIPRNSDPVILGAFLNACKINRNLSLAREAAEQLLVIEEDNGSRYVQLANVFAAEENWAEMRKIREKMRGKETKKLAGCSWVYLENGIHAFTSGDTSHSKAEAIYSILEFLSADLHVLPNSSVGKITTLTLT; encoded by the coding sequence ATGAGGACCTTGAAAGATGGTCTAGCCTACCAGACGAGAGCAGTTAAGTCCGGCTTCGTCCCCAGCACTTTCCTGTTCAACCAGCTCATCCGCCTCTACTCCCAGAATGGCCTCTTGCGAGAAGCCCACAagctgttcgacgaaatgccccaCCGGAACGTGTATACCTCGAACGCCCTGATTTCGGCTTATGTAAAAGCTCGGGACTTGACCCGAGCCAGGGCGTTGTTCGACTCCGCCACTGACAGGGACTTGGTAACTTATAATTCAATACTGACCGGTTACGTGACCGTCGAAGGACGTGAAAGCGATGCGCTCGAATGGTTTGACAAGATGCAGTTGATGCGTGATCGTCTTAAGTTCGACGAGTTTACTTTGACGGCGATGCTAAACTTGGTGGCAAAGTTACGTGTGCAGTGTTATGGGACACAGTTGCATGCTTATATGGTGAGGACGGGGAATGATACGGATAAGTATGCCATGAGCTCCTTAATTGACATGTACTCTAAATGTGGGAGTTTCGGAGAAGCATACAGAGTGTTCTGTGAATCAAAAGCGGAGGTCgatttggtttccaagaatacgATGATGGCAGCTTGTTGTAGGGAAGGTAAGATGGAAATGGCTTTAGATCTGTTCCAGAGATTGCCCGAGTTAAATGATACAGTGTCTTGGAATACTTTGATTTCTGGCTATGCCCAGAACGGTTTTGAGGAGGAGTCCTTgaatttctttatgaaaatgAGAGACAGTGGATTTGGGTGGAATGAGCACACGTTCGCTAGTGTTCTGAATGCTTGCTCCAGCATGCGGAATTCAAAGCTTGGAAAGGAGATACATGCTTGGGTTTTGAGAGAAGGAGTGATATCAAATCTCTTTGTTAAGAGTGCCTTGGTGGATGTTTACTCCAAGTGTGGAAATATGAAATATGCGGACTTAGTTTATGCGACGATTGAGTGGGAGAACTCCTTTTCGACAACTTCTATGATCATGGGTCATTCATCTCAAGGTAACATGTCTGAAGCACGGAGGCTTTTTGATTCTCTGAATGAAAAGAATTCTATCGTGTGGACAGCTTTGTTTACTGGTTATGTCAAAGCACAGCAATGTGAAGCTGTATTTGAACTGCTGAATGAATATAGAGGGAATGCAAacatttcttttgatgtacccaTAATCATCTGCTTGCTAGGTGCCTGTGCATTGCAGGCGGCCCTGGATCCTGGAAAACAAATTCATGCTTACTCACTAAGAAAAGGGATGGAAATGGAGGAGAAGCTGATTAGTGCCACAATCGACATGTATTTTAAGTCTGGCAGTACTGAATATGCAGGAAAGATATTTCAAAAACTCACGGGAAGAGACTTGATTCTCTACAATATCATGATTTCTGGTTATGCAAATCATGGGCACGAAGATCAAGCTATGGAGCTGTATAAAGAAATGTTGGAGAGAGGATTGAAACCTGATGAGGTCACCTTTATTGCGCTTCTATCTGCTTGCCGTCATAGTGGGTTAGTGGAAATGGGGGAAAAGTATTTCAAGTCCATGGTAGAAGATTACAAAATAGTGCCTGAAATGGATCACTATGCCTGTATGATTGATCTGTATGGAAGGGCAAATCGACTAGAAAAGGCGATGGGTCTCATGAAGAAAATTCCCAGGAATTCGGATCCTGTGATTTTGGGGGCTTTTTTGAATGCCTGCAAGATAAATAGGAACCTCAGTCTTGCAAGAGAAGCAGCAGAGCAGCTATTGGTTATTGAGGAAGATAATGGATCTCGGTATGTGCAGCTAGCAAATGTATTTGCAGCTGAGGAAAATTGGGCAGAGATGCGCAAGataagagagaaaatgagagggAAGGAAACCAAGAAGCTTGCTGGCTGCAGTTGGGTGTATCTTGAGAATGGAATTCATGCATTTACCTCTGGTGACACATCGCATTCAAAAGCAGAGGCTATCTATTCGATCTTGGAGTTCCTATCTGCAGATTTACATGTGCTACCCAATTCAAGTGTTGGAAAGATTACAACTTTAACATTGACATAA